In Candidatus Methylacidiphilales bacterium, one DNA window encodes the following:
- a CDS encoding phosphodiester glycosidase family protein — MKMVPLVILFLVASTARAADAPPILSVTTHSGKKQREVRLVRFDNAAYTLRVVVDADANGRVVSGNLARVLEATGGLAGCNGGFFNHQPFEPCALLIRGGKTLRGPINDAANWMHGVIAAEAGRLRLIPVTSFDPAHPPDEALQSGPWLIRNGRPVAGLDRQRSARRSFILHDGATGWALGVADACTLAELPDVLLDPAVTAVLPTQSALNLDGGPSCALWSRDPASAPLRIRSFDSVHNYLVIFPR, encoded by the coding sequence ATGAAGATGGTTCCTCTCGTCATTTTATTCCTCGTGGCATCCACCGCCCGCGCCGCGGATGCCCCGCCCATCCTATCGGTGACCACCCACTCAGGGAAAAAACAGCGGGAGGTCCGCCTGGTCCGCTTCGACAACGCCGCTTACACCCTCCGGGTCGTGGTGGATGCGGACGCGAACGGCCGCGTCGTTTCGGGCAATCTGGCCCGCGTGCTGGAAGCGACCGGGGGTCTGGCCGGCTGCAACGGCGGTTTTTTCAATCACCAACCCTTCGAGCCCTGTGCCCTGCTCATCCGTGGGGGAAAAACGCTGCGCGGGCCCATCAACGATGCGGCCAATTGGATGCATGGCGTCATCGCCGCGGAAGCCGGTCGCTTGCGTTTGATCCCCGTGACTTCCTTCGATCCCGCCCACCCTCCGGATGAGGCCCTCCAATCCGGGCCCTGGTTGATCCGGAACGGACGTCCTGTGGCCGGCCTGGACCGGCAGCGTTCGGCCCGTCGCAGCTTCATCCTCCATGATGGCGCAACCGGCTGGGCCCTGGGTGTGGCCGACGCCTGCACCCTGGCCGAACTTCCCGATGTTCTGCTCGATCCCGCGGTGACGGCCGTCCTGCCCACCCAATCGGCCCTCAATCTCGACGGCGGCCCCTCCTGCGCCCTCTGGAGCCGTGACCCCGCCTCGGCTCCGCTCCGCATCCGGTCCTTCGACTCGGTCCACAATTACCTGGTCATCTTCCCCCGCTGA